In Poecilia reticulata strain Guanapo linkage group LG1, Guppy_female_1.0+MT, whole genome shotgun sequence, one genomic interval encodes:
- the LOC103469849 gene encoding E3 ubiquitin-protein ligase pellino homolog 1-like — translation MIPQRAAQMFSLGQENISPSPASTKGPVRYGELIVLGCNGSLPSGERGRRKSRFALCRKNKANGVKPSTVHTSCTPQAAKAISNKEQHSISYTLSRAHTVVVEYTHDSNTDMFQIGRSTENPIDFVVTDTVPAGQSLTDAQTIQSTISRFACRIICQRNPPYSARIYAAGFDSSKNIFLGEKAAKWRIHDGHMDGLTTNGVLVMHPRQGFAQDSRPGVWREISVCGNVFTLRETRSAQQRGKMVDSECNQLVDGSLIDLCGTTLLWRTAEGLSCTPTVKHLEALRQEFNAGRPQCPVGFNTLAFPSMRRKDVLDEKQPWAYLRCGHVHGYHCWGGRRAPEVEAECQERECPMCRAQGPYVPLWLGCEPAFYVDAEGPTHAFVPCGHVCSEKTTAYWSQILLPHGTHAFHAACPFCIHPLRGDTGFVRLIFQSPLD, via the exons ATGATCCCTCAAAGGGCTGCACAGATGTTTTCACTGGGTCAGGAAAACATCTCGCCCTCCCCGGCTTCCACCAAAGGACCAGTCAGATATGGAGAGCTCATCGTGCTGGG GTGTAATGGCTCTCTGCCGTCTGgtgagagagggaggaggaaaagCCGCTTCGCTCTGTGTCGCAAAAACAAGGCGAATGGCGTGAAACCCAGCACCGTGCACACATCCTGCACTCCTCAGGCTGCCAAG gctATCAGCAACAAGGAACAGCACAGCATATCGTACACACTGTCTCGGGCGCATACTGTAGTGGTGGAGTACACGCATGACAGCAACACAGACATGTTCCAG ATCGGCCGTTCCACAGAGAATCCCATCGACTTTGTGGTCACAGACACTGTACCGGCCGGGCAGAGCCTCACTGACGCTCAGACAATTCAGAGCACAATCTCCCGCTTCGCCTGCCGCATCATCTGCCAGAGGAACCCGCCTTATTCTGCTCGGATCTACGCTGCAGGCTTCGACTCCTCCAAAAACATCTTCCTCGGG GAGAAGGCAGCCAAGTGGAGAATACATGACGGTCACATGGACGGGCTGACCACAAACGGAGTTCTGGTCATGCATCCTCGGCAGGGTTTCGCCCAGGACTCCAGACCGGGTGTGTGGAGGGAAATCTCTGTCTGCGGAAACGTCTTTACACTGCGAGAGACCAGATCTGCTCAGCAGAGAGGCAAGATG GTGGATTCTGAGTGCAACCAGCTGGTGGACGGCTCCCTGATTGACCTCTGCGGCACCACGCTCCTGTGGCGTACAGCGGAGGGCCTCTCTTGCACCCCCACGGTCAAACACCTGGAGGCGCTGCGGCAGGAGTTCAACGCCGGCCGGCCCCAGTGCCCCGTCGGCTTCAACACCCTGGCCTTCCCCAGCATGCGACGCAAGGACGTGTTGGACGAGAAGCAGCCGTGGGCGTACTTGCGCTGCGGACATGTCCACGGCTACCACTGCTGGGGAGGCCGGCGGGCGCCCGAGGTGGAGGCGGAGTGCCAGGAGCGAGAGTGTCCCATGTGCCGAGCGCAGGGGCCCTACGTGCCGCTGTGGCTGGGCTGTGAGCCGGCCTTCTACGTAGACGCCGAGGGCCCCACTCACGCCTTCGTCCCCTGCGGCCACGTCTGTTCGGAGAAGACGACGGCGTACTGGAGTCAGATCTTGCTGCCGCACGGCACCCACGCGTTCCACGCCGCCTGTCCGTTCTGCATCCACCCTCTCAGGGGAGACACCGGTTTTGTCAGACTCATCTTCCAAAGTCCTCTGGACTAG